One Tachysurus fulvidraco isolate hzauxx_2018 chromosome 2, HZAU_PFXX_2.0, whole genome shotgun sequence DNA segment encodes these proteins:
- the il10 gene encoding interleukin-10, with protein sequence MLFCRFLLLSLLTAQLLRAAQCKKITCQNSCCSFIEGFPVRLKALRSSYAVIRDYYESKDDLDTALFNRTVLNHFNNLYGCSVMNDILHFYLETVLPSAISSHADKKHFKTPIDTIGNLFQELKRELFKCRIYFKCQKPFEISSIKNSYSRMGGKGLYKAMGELDMLFNYIENYVASHKSKH encoded by the exons ATGCTCTTCTGTAGGTTCCTCCTGCTTTCTTTGCTGACAGCTCAGCTGCTCAGGGCTGCTCAGTGCAAAAAGATCACCTGCCAAAACAGTTGCTGCTCCTTCATTGAGGGATTTCCAGTCAGATTGAAAGCACTTCGTTCTTCATACGCCGTCATCCGAGACTACTAC GAATCCAAGGATGACCTGGACACCGCACTATTCAACAGGACAGTCcttaatcattttaat AACCTTTACGGATGCAGTGTCATGAACGACATACTGCATTTCTACTTGGAGACCGTGTTGCCCAGTGCAATCAGCAGCCATGCGGACAAAAAGCACTTCAAAACACCCATCGACACCATCGGAAACTTATTCCAAGAGCTTAAGAGGGAGCTGTTTAAATGT AGGATCTACTTCAAATGCCAGAAACCTTTTGAAATCTCCAGCATCAAGAACTCATATAGTCGA ATGGGAGGAAAAGGCCTGTACAAAGCCATGGGAGAGCTGGACATGTTGTTCAACTACATTGAAAATTATGTGGCGTCACATAAAAGTAAACACTGA
- the il19l gene encoding interleukin 19 like, whose protein sequence is MKTSLTCILVICALLAGILGSAMGRKLNLGSCTLTVHTHELRHHFQQIRHSMVAQDNHKGVRLLKVETMKSLQAADSCCFLKQLLRFYIEKVFSGYTSSQSLHQRTTSVLANSFLSMTKDLKACHAQMLCQCSQEANLKFDAIQESYDKLEVAAASVKAIGELDYLLVWLESFHNKDHHHDDSK, encoded by the exons ATGAAAACCTCCCTAACGTGCATCCTGGTCATTTGCGCCCTGCTTGCTGGCATCTTGGGCTCAGCCATGGGACGCAAGCTCAATCTGGGCTCCTGTACACTGACGGTTCACACTCACGAGCTCAGGCACCACTTCCAGCAGATCCGCCACAGTATG GTTGCACAAGACAACCACAAAGGTGTGCGCTTGCTGAAGGTGGAAACGATGAAGAGCTTGCAG GCAGCAGATAGCTGCTGCTTTCTGAAGCAACTCCTACGCTTCTACATCGAGAAGGTGTTCAGCGGCTACACGAGCAGCCAGTCGCTTCACCAGAGAACCACCAGCGTTCTGGCCAACTCTTTTCTCAGCATGACCAAGGACTTGAAAGcttgt CATGCTCAGATGCTCTGCCAGTGCAGTCAGGAAGCCAACCTGAAGTTTGACGCCATTCAGGAATCCTATGACAAG ttgGAGGTGGCGGCTGCGTCGGTAAAGGCCATAGGAGAGCTGGATTACCTTCTGGTGTGGCTTGAAAGCTTCCACAACAAAGACCACCATCATGATGACTCAAAATAG
- the LOC113641570 gene encoding prolargin: protein MKAELGYCSLLLLLLTIDVWGQQPRPRPRPKPPTNNDLPKKVLEPKEPTDFPPVIIGPPSSFADCPRECLCHPSYPNALYCENRNLRKVPIIPPRTHYLYLQNNYIDSVTAASFNNATELKWINLGNNRIRSIEKQVFEKLPNLLHLYAQRNLLKEIPSNLPAGLEQLRLSRNLISKIAPGAFSKMEHLALLDLHHNRISNTNLAKNLFKDLKNLIQLNLAHNILRKMPANIPNSIAQLFLDRNNIEEIPQNYFKDFTSLAFVRLNYNHLTDKGLPKKVFNISTLLDLHLSHNNLSTVPQFNAHLEHLHLNNNNIESINGTEICPFTPSEDVHDPDSMPKLRYLRLDGNHLTPPIPMDVIMCFRHLHSLMI, encoded by the exons ATGAAGGCTGAGCTAGGATACTGctctctgcttcttcttctccttaccATAGATGTTTGGGGACAGCAGCCTAGACCACGACCTCGACCAAAACCTCCCACCAATAACGATCTTCCCAAGAAAGTACTAGAACCCAAGGAGCCCACTGATTTTCCTCCTGTTATCATTGGTCCACCTTCTTCATTCGCAGACTGCCCAAGGGAATGCCTGTGCCACCCTTCCTACCCAAACGCCTTGTACTGTGAGAACCGCAACCTCCGCAAGGTCCCGATCATCCCACCTCGCACTCACTATCTCTATCTACAGAACAACTACATTGATTCAGTGACTGCAGCCTCCTTTAACAACGCAACAGAGCTCAAGTGGATAAACCTAGGAAATAACCGCATTCGGTCTATAGAGAAACAAGTGTTTGAGAAGCTTCCAAACCTGCTGCATCTATATGCACAGAGGAACCTTTTAAAGGAAATCCCAAGCAATTTGCCTGCCGGTTTGGAGCAACTCCGTCTCAGTCGTAATCTGATCTCAAAGATCGCCCCTGGTGCTTTCAGCAAGATGGAACACCTTGCTCTCCTGGACTTACACCATAACAGGATCAGCAACACCAACCTGGCCAAGAATCTCTTTAAAGATCTTAAGAATCTGATCCAGCTTAATCTGGCTCACAATATCTTAAGGAAGATGCCTGCAAATATACCCAACAGCATTGCCCAGTTGTTCTTAGACAGGAACAACATTGAAGAAATTCCCCAGAACTATTTCAAGGACTTCACAAGCCTAGCTTTTGTTAGACTTAACTACAACCATTTGACTGACAAGGGCCTCCCAAAAAAGGTATTCAACATTAGCACACTGCTGGATTTGCACCTGTCGCACAACAATCTGTCTACCGTCCCGCAGTTCAACGCGCACCTAGAGCATCTACAccttaacaacaataatattgaGA GTATCAATGGAACAGAGATCTGTCCCTTTACACCTAGCGAGGATGTACATGATCCAGACAGCATGCCCAAGCTGAGGTACCTGCGACTGGACGGTAACCACTTGACCCCGCCCATCCCAATGGACGTCATCATGTGCTTTAGACATCTCCACTCATTAATGATATAG